GCAGAGTGCCTCGTGGTCGTGTCGCGTCGGCGTTCGCGGCGCGCCCACTCGCTTGCGCTCCGTGCGCTCGAACGACCGCCACTCGGGGCCGCGGTTGATGCCGTGGCCGTCGATGATGAGACCACAGGACTCACACCGTCGTTCACCAGCGTCTGTAATGACCTGGCCGCCACACTCCGGACAGGAGGCGTTTCCACAGGATTTCCCGCACGATTCGTCGAACTGTCGCTCGTAGACATCTCGTGTCGCCATCTCGAACACCGCGCGACGCAATTTAGTGCGCCCCGCACCCGTCAGGGGCTGAAAAAACGCCGTTGCCGTCTCAAACAAGCAGGCTTCAGTTGGGGAGTCATTAAATGATTGAACCACAACACCAAACATGCTATAGTATTCGTTAGAAGTAATTACTCACTTTTGGGACCGAAAGCTGGTCAAGAGCGGCGTCTATCGCTGTCGTTAACTCGTCAAGTGAGTCGAAAAACCGGTTGCTCAACGCTGCTTGAAGCTGTCTCCAGCACTCCTCAACCGGGTTTAGTTCCGGCGAGTATGATGGAAGCGTCACGAACGCGAGGTCGTCACGGGCCGCCAGGTCCGTGACGGCCGACGCTTGAAAGTACGGCGCACCATCTAGCACCACGAGCAAGTCATCTTCAAATTCTTTACATAGTGCTAAAATGAAATGTTTCGCGTGTTCAGCGGTGACGTACTCCTCGAATCGTGAAAAGAAGCGATCACCGTCCTCGGTGATCGCGCCCAGCAGACACGTCCAGTCGCGTTGACCAGAGAGTTTGACCGAGGGCCGCGTGCCACGTGGAAACCACGCGGCACGCGGCTCAACTTGCACGGATTTCTTGGTTTGGTCGATACAGACTACGGTGGCGTCCATCTTCCGCCGCTTTTTTTGAGTTCTTCGTAGAACGCTTCTTGCTCGTCTTCGTCGGCTTCGGCGGCTGTACGGCGTGGTTTCTGATATCTCAATCCCGCTTCTTTCAGCAACCGCCGACAACTCGGGATTGAATACTCGACGCCGTATGTTTCCTCGAGAAATTCTTGGGCAAGCGCCGGCGTCCACGCCGGCGCGTCGAGCCCAACTTCTTCAGGAGGTTCGTGGACGGTCTCTTGAAATTCGCTTTGCTGTGTTTCTGAAAGCTTTCGCTTCCTTCC
This genomic stretch from Haloferax volcanii DS2 harbors:
- a CDS encoding IS630-like element ISHvo16 family transposase (programmed frameshift), producing MNHLDEISVEELQDTLDNVDGKKPTQRLLAAIAYKNGVTQTELAEWYGVQRRTIYSWLKRLDTDESLEQAVSDDKRTGRKRKLSETQQSEFQETVHEPPEEVGLDAPAWTPALAQEFLEETYGVEYSIPSCRRLLKEAGLRYQKPRRTAAEADEDEQEAFYEELKKKRRKMDATVVCIDQTKKSVQVEPRAAWFPRGTRPSVKLSGQRDWTCLLGAITEDGDRFFSRFEEYVTAEHAKHFILALCKEFEDDLLVVLDGAPYFQASAVTDLAARDDLAFVTLPSYSPELNPVEECWRQLQAALSNRFFDSLDELTTAIDAALDQLSVPKVSNYF